The Cryptomeria japonica chromosome 6, Sugi_1.0, whole genome shotgun sequence genomic interval atttttttatatttcattttcatgctaGGTAAGTTGTTTTTCTATGTGAACACTTGTTAATTGTTTTTATTATAAATTAGGGAAAATACTTCTACATTTGAACTTATTTAATTGCTGATAGAAACATGTTAAGgcattcttttaaaaaaatttattcataGGTCTTTGTAGAGACAATAAATTATTCATTGACTTGGACCATGCTTTGTAATTGCAGATTATTTATAGCAATATTGAAAATCCATATTTGTTGGATCAGCAGCCAATTTCATTTTTTTGAGAGGtttatttctttttcttatttGTGTATCTATAAATTGACGTGATTTGTGGAAGCTTTAACCTTATGTTCTGTAAACTTCATTTTTTCATTGATATTTGTATAGGTGCTAGCATTATGTGACCATCCAACACTTCTAGACAAAGATGAAACACATGGTATCTTTAGGTAGGCTAATATGCACATGCCACTACGTTACAAATTTcaaagctcactaagaatattttgTATGTTCTGttgtaatttttttgtttgtaaaCCTTTTTCATTATTGTTAAGATACTAACAACTGCTGTTACAGTTATGATTCTATTAATAGGGCTTGGCAAATCTTAGACGAAATTCTGGGAAGAGCTACTAGATCCTACAACCATAGCCAGGTATAACACAcaataaaacttacttttctatCTATGTTGATTCTGCATATCCATGGTTGAATAAGTTGTTTGGGAAATCTATATAAAAaggtaatatctacaaaccaactTTAAATAGTATGAAGATGTCAAACTGGGCTcttatgaaatttttatttttgagttattttttctCCTTGTTGATAATAAGATTCTTTGAGCCTTGAGGTATAATAAAAattatacatattttttttttgcaTACATGAGTGTGCTGCAAATGAGGAGAAGCAACTTTTGGACAAATTTGCAAAAATGTTGGCAAGTTCAAATGCTCAAAAACCACAATTAGTGAGTCTTCTCTTAAATCACACTTTTAATATTGAAAAGAGTTTCTTTGAAGTTTAACATTGTTCCATACTAGTTCACTCAGGTCACAATAATCCCCCAGAATTGGTGAGATATATTCATTAGAATGATCATTGACTTGTATATCTATTTGATGTGAATGCCTTGCAAACCTTTTTTGGCCAACTCTCTGTTACCAATAATAAAATCCATTCAAATGTATGTAATAACATACATTTGAATGACTAATTTGTTTAAAAAACAACACGTTTTCGTCGCAATTTCGACGAACATAAACCGATGAACCACTAAAATTTTTGACAAAGTTGCTGTATGTGCAACGATATTTTCTTCGTAAAGACATGCTACACTCATTGCAATTGTGAAAAACCACTAAAAAATTGGACAAAGTTGCTGTATGCCCGACAATATTTTTTCATTGTACTAGCATGCTCCACATCGTCCCAATTGCAACGAACTGCTAAAACTTCTGACGAAGTTGCTATATGTGTGATGATATTTATGTCATAATGGCATGCTGCACATCATCGTAATTGTGACGAACCACTAAAACATCCAACAAAGTTGTTGTATGTGCGATGATATTTTCGTCTAACTAGCATGCTCGACATCGTCGCAATTGCGACGAACCATTAAAAACTTTCAACGAATTTGTTGTATGCACGACGATATTTTTGTTGTAATGGAATGCTCCACATCATCGAAATTGCAATGAACTTTTGGTGCTTTTCAATACTTTGAAAGTGACGTTTTGCAATGTTTCATGGTTATTGTTCGTTGCAAGATTGAGAAAGTTTTCATTGATTTTTCGACAAAAATCAGTTTCATTTTTTGTACCATTGTCCAATGACACTTAGTCGAGGATTCGATAAATTTAGGTTTGTCGGAAAAGTGACGAAATTTGTATGGGTGTTTCGTCGGTAATCTGACAATAGTTTGTCAAAGTTTCAACAAACATTCGTCAGAAATTGGTGCCAAATATAGTAGTGGGATATGATGATTTTGAGTTCAAATTGGATCTAAAGGTGGATTGTCCCCTAAATAATTAAATGGCTAGAAATTTCACACCAAAGATGGATAAGTAATTTTTTGATGGAAAGGATCCAACCAATTGGCTTTGCTAAATGGATTAGTTCTTCGATATTCATCATATTCCATGCCAACAAAAAATTACAATGGAATCCTTATACTTGAGATTAGATCAATTCATTTGGTATCATTttctatatataaaaaataaagataaGGGGTGTATTATGACACAGTCTATTTTCTAAGAGGATCTCAGTACACATTATAGTGGCAACCTTATGGATAGTTTCTTTAACTAACttccaaattaaaaaaaacaagaatGGCCAAGGATTATATTCATCAATTTCAATCTTTATCTTTAAGAGTGAATattttgcaaataaaaacctaaaagaATTATTACTAGGGGGTAAAAAGACCATGCTTCAAATATGAGATACACATATTCTATATGAATTGTATCCTAAATAATGATTACAAAAAGGCACAAAATAGTTTTTTATCTAAAGGTTTTGCAATAGAAGAGATATGTAATCACTCCATCAACCAAGTAGATTAACTCAACAACAAATTGAAGAGAAGAGAGATGAAGGGTTATATTTTAGCTATGATAGAAAATAAACCAAAGGACATAAATAAActaggaagaagaggaggaagaaatatTAGAGGATTGCAATCAATACAAACAATAAATTGGGAGATACCAAATTGACCATTTCTTTTCATACACTTTCTGGAATAAGAATATCATGAACTCTCAAGCACTAAAAATTCATCAAAAAGAAATTAGTTATTCATGTCTAGAATGATTTATATATCTAGCTCCAAAATTTCAATATTGATTGCGAATGGGGCACTTTTAGTAATTTAGGGAAATCTCATAGCATAAATTTTATCCATTTGATGTTACTATCATTATTTCCCAATTATTTACATCTCTAATGGTAGAATAGATATAGCTTTTGGAGTAAAGTGACTTACTATATTGGGGAAACATGAGATAAACTTTTGGGAGCTATTTTGAATGTTCTTTCACTCAAAAGATGGTAAAACTAAGGGTATTTCATCCAAAGTCTTCACAAATGGTGAGATTTCACCAAATGTAAAATATTCATACAATGAAGGTATATAGTTTTAAACTCAATTATTTTATTTGGAATCATATCAATCAAAGGACTCTACATCACTAGATCTACAAACAATTAAAATAGATCATAATCCTACTATTCTAATAGTACCACATGGAGCTAACCACCGAAAATTAGGCCCTATGAGTATCCATATGTACAAAAAAAGCGAGATGAAAAATATGGTTTAAGAGATGCTAGAGTTAGACACTATCAAACAATGTAAGAGTGTTTACTCTTTTCCTATATTAATGGTACTTAAGAAGATGAAATTTTAAGGATATGTCTTGATTATATTGATTTGAATAATTCCACTATAAAATATAAGTTTCCTATTCTAGTTATTGTTCATTTTAAGATGATATTATTagtattatatattttataaaaaattattttcattttgattATATTAGATAATAATTAGAGATAAGGATTTATATAATATATCTTTTTGAACCCATGAGGACCAGTATAAATTTTAGGTAATGCTATAAATGCACAATAATTTTTTAAAGTCTGATGAATTCTATCTATAGGTTATTTCTTTGgaattttttttggtgttttcCATGTATTTTAATATATTACAAAACATGGGGGGACTTGAAAAAAGTAAATTTAAGGTTACGAGTTCATCTTGAGTGGCATTAGTTTTATGCTAATCCATCCAATTGTGTGTTTGGAGttaaatatatatattacttttGTCATTAATTTTCACATGATGGAGTCATGATTGGTATTCACAACATCAAGTTCattttaaattgaaaacttcttAGGATCCTTAAGAACTTACAATATATCTTAGGGATTTTAAGTTATTATCTTCTCTTTGTGGATAATTATTTTCAACCTTGACTCCAAGGCTCATCCCTCTTAGATATTTAGCATCAACTAAAATATTGAATTTAGGGTTCACTCCTTCTAGATAGAGCACCACTATTGTACATCGCTCGCAGGATGGATCCACATACTTTATATTGTGTGCTAATTgtatattaaaattttattaagaAAACGATGCAAGAAAAGTGTGGGAGAATGACAAGGATGATCACATTCTCATTAGGAAACTCTAATAGGATTTGAGTATGTCATGCAAATTTTCATTGAAAGGAATTATTTTATGGTACAAGAATGGACTATTTTACCTATGTaagaatttaactattaaatttaaGGCATTAAAAAAATGTATGCTTCTCTGGAAGATGGGCACTCTAAATGCTTTAAAATTATCGTAGAAACAAGAATGAATTATTTTGGGAGGGGTTAAAAAGGATATATTCAAAAATTTGTGGTGAAATTCGTCATTCCTATAAAATAAAGGACAAACAATTAAGAATCGAGGTCTTATATAACCTTATCTATTCCATGTTAGATTTGGGAGGAGATATCTATGAATTTTATCATATATTTTCATAGATCTAAATGAGAAAGTGCAATTgtgtttttcttttttgttgttgttgttgttgttgtgtgtgtTGTCTCACATTATATCcacatttttatgctttggaaTACCTATTTGAAGAAAACACCATTTCAACATCCTTTATGAATAATATTCAAAACCTACATGGGAGTTTGAAAGTTATAATACAAGAAGTAATGAACCGGAATACAACATTAGTTCAAACAAATATAATTAACCCCAACATGAACACATTCTACATCATAAGGAAGAAAACATACAAGTAAAACGTGTCAATAAAATTGAAGCACCTACCTTAGCATACCTTTCGATTGAAGATTAACACTAtggattttttttattaaatgctTATCTAAATTAAACTTAATTTAAagggttttattttaatattatttactaTCTTTTTATTTAGGTTAGGTACATGCATATAATATTTTTTCTCATAGATAAATTGGTCATTGATATCCAAAATAGATACAAATGATGGCTTCCATAAAGTAGGTAGCATTATTCAAATATAAGAAATTTTTTTAATACATACATATAAGATATCAAGCATCATACAAGATGATATACTATAATCATCCAAATGCTAGAGCATGGAGACATGGATTATAAATTTCTTGGTGTGAGAATTGAAAAGAGAGGACGGAGTCTGTGAGTTCCTGTGTTTATTATTGTGTCATAGTCTTCCTCATGTCCTGTTGGCATTTTCAATTTAAAGTTTTGAACAATCCTCCCAATGATCAAGGAGGCTATTGTTACTGCCTGTGTCCATCCTGCACACAATCTATTCCCTGCTCCAAATACCATGGTCCTATAAATATCTTCTTCCACTGGAAACTCTAGTTGTCTCTCTGGTTTCCACTCCTCTGAATTTTTCCATTCGCCCTCATAATTATTTGCTCCCCATATATTAATTAATAtctaaataataaacaataataagcAATTAGTAAATGTCCAAAATAATTAAACATATTTTCTTAAGTTCTTTTATTTTAACTGCAAAAGCTTTTATTTTACCTCCCATCCTGCTGGAACATGGTAGCCGTCAATCTCCACATCCTCATGGACGATACGTAGTGGCACTAGAGGCAAAGGAGAATGTCTGCGTACTGTCTCATAAAATATTCCCTTCAGATATGGCAATTTCCCCAAATCCTTTTCTTCTACTGCTTTATTTCCACATACTTGTTCTAGCTCTTTGTAAAGTCGTTCCTGTGGGTCTCATGGCAGGATTTCAGAAATTTTGCACTGAAATAGAatgattttattgataaaaatgGTAAAGCTTTTGCAGAAAAAGTACCTGAGTGTGAGGATGCTTGGCAAGGTTGAAGAAAGCCCAGACCATAGCAACATGACTTGTAGTAGTGCTTTCAATAACAGGCTCCCATATTGCTGTCTCCAGCTGCCTCTCACTCAGAATCTCACCTTCCTTGAGAAGCATGTCTAGATATCCTTTCGATTCCTTCACCCATCAATACATTCTAGATCTAATGAGTACACACTTGAAGAAGCAAGCAAACCCTAAAAATATATGGGTCAAGGACATTTGTTTTGCTTAATAAAAGATTACTTGTATAAATGGTATCCTTTCATCATCAAAGACATAAGTAGACGACAACACggtcaaaaagttttttttttctaaatcagTGCCAAATTGACCATCCATGCTACAGAGACACATGCACGCCCCCCAAAAAGACAGATTACAGAGTCCAAAACAGTTAATTTTTACAAGAATATGTTTTAGTTATTATTTCGGATACAAGACAAATGGGTTTTAGCCATATTATATGGTACCTTTCCGGAAGATAGGATGTCCTTTTGTTGGTGAATAAGAGCCCTCACAAGTGCTGACCTCCTCCTTGTCACATCTTTTAACATTTTATCTAGTTTTTTGTTGGGAAGCCATCGATTTACAATAGGAATGAAGTCTCTCCAATTGATTTCGAGAGCAGCATTTGCAGGATCCCTAACTATAAGATTGTACATGTCCTGCACCGATACAACTTTACTGCCCAACTCTTCCACGTATAAGGGCTCCATATTTCTGCCTATCACCTGTAATTTATCCCAAATTAATTCAATATATTACCAGTTGAACTAACAAACTTTCCACAATTGAACTACTGAGGTCCTTTTGGTATAGAAAAGTTATCAGATGGCCTAACAAACATTTTGCCACAtcttttttatgaaaaatataaaTGTATTTGATGGATAAGCCCTTCCAAATTTCAATACTAAACTGTAAATAATGTAAGCCAAAATGTTGCATATATGGTGCTTCCACATTAGAGATTACTGTGCTATGGGAAGTTGCCTGATTTAGAGCAAAAGGAAACAAGTGGTCAAGAATTATCTTGCTCATGTTGACTGTGTCATTGTAAGCCTCCTTCAACTCAAGGTACATGGAAGCTATTAGCTTCTGCACCATTTCCTCTCTCATGAACGCATTATTTCTCTGTTTACACAAGTAAATGTAACATATGTTAAGAAGAGTGAAAAGTCTTATCAACGAAATAGGTAAGGTACTTGATAAGCAGATGGGTATAAAAAAATGTAGCTGAATAAAAAGGCGATGAAACAAAAGATTGAAGAGAATACTTGAGGAGTTGTTCCGAGGAGGTGTGAGACCATGAGCTTCTTCATCAAGCGATGATCTCTTCCATAGTCTGACAAGGCCACCATTGTCTGATCCAAAGACAGCACTTTCAAGGCTGTGGTCAGATTTTTCGCTGTGATAGATGAATGATGCTCTGTCATGGCCTGCAACCCACATTTACAACAACTTCTATTGCATCAATACACCTTTTTGACTGCAAAGATTTCTGAGATTTAAACTGGGCAGATTTATTATATCAACTTACTTGTCTGGCAGCTTTGGCTGAATTCAATACAACAACAGAAGATGTAAGGCCAGTACGGACAGAATAGACAGGACCATAGCATTTAGCCCACTGGTAGAATATTCTATGAGGCACCTTATCCTTGAACAGAACAAGATCCCTCACAACCATCCATGCACCCACAACTGCATGCATTCACAGTTTATTCAGATTATCACATTTTCAAATAAGGGAACAAAGACAAGAATACAAGAAATATGAAACTAACCTGGTgggtatttcttcttcttctttgatgaaCTAGATTTGATGGCAATGAATACTAAACCCACCACCATTACAACCTGAATGGCAGTCCATGTTACAAACAAATACTGGGACATATTGCTCAACCAGTATTTACTTGACAAGAGATACAGAATATGAGCTCCCTTACCACATATATATAGGTAAAGAATGGGTAAATTATAATAACATTGTCTGATAATTGCTTGGTGACTATGCAAGTTAAACACAGGTCCTTTTTACCAAAACCATGTGACAAATGCTTTTCTTATGTTATCGGGGCCGATTATTGTGGCTACGTTTCAATTTCTATTTAAAGATATTATGCGGTAGTCTTTTGTGGCTATGCTTAAATGATAAACAGCAGGGTGAACAACGAAATTTGTGTCTTGTTATATGTTCCAGGCTGATGAGGGTGACATATTGTTTGTTTATACTTAAATTTTCGGAAGAAAGTTTTTGTGGTTATGCTTAAAAGATTTTCATCTCAAATAATTAATAAAGTTCACATGAAACTTGTTATATATATTCCTTGGCAATAGCTTTGTAATATTTTTTGGAGGGGATTTCATTTCtaataaaacaaataaaaccactaacttattttaataaattatagtAAAGTCTgagacttttattattttaaaattaaatatataatttaagaggttttcaaaaaacaaatatatttataattttgtgATGAGTATATTTCTATTCTATTACACCAAAAAATGGCTTTGTGGTTACACATTAGGGTCCCCAAACAATATAAATACCAAACCACTAATTTAGTGTCATACTAAATAGGGTATGAACAGGCCCATCCTCTTATTACATAAACAAGATGATACTGTTAACCTAAATACAACATTAGTTCAAACAAAAAAAACCCCAACATGAACACATTATACAATATTAGTTCAAACAAAAAATAACCCCAACATGAACACATTATACATCATAATGAAGAAACCATCAACAATAAAAATGCCAAT includes:
- the LOC131079422 gene encoding ent-kaurene oxidase, chloroplastic; this translates as MEPLYVEELGSKVVSVQDMYNLIVRDPANAALEINWRDFIPIVNRWLPNKKLDKMLKDVTRRRSALVRALIHQQKDILSSGKESKGYLDMLLKEGEILSERQLETAIWEPVIESTTTSHVAMVWAFFNLAKHPHTQERLYKELEQVCGNKAVEEKDLGKLPYLKGIFYETVRRHSPLPLVPLRIVHEDVEIDGYHVPAGWEILINIWGANNYEGEWKNSEEWKPERQLEFPVEEDIYRTMVFGAGNRLCAGWTQAVTIASLIIGRIVQNFKLKMPTGHEEDYDTIINTGTHRLRPLFSILTPRNL
- the LOC131079388 gene encoding ent-kaurene oxidase-like protein 1; this translates as MSQYLFVTWTAIQVVMVVGLVFIAIKSSSSKKKKKYPPVVGAWMVVRDLVLFKDKVPHRIFYQWAKCYGPVYSVRTGLTSSVVVLNSAKAARQAMTEHHSSITAKNLTTALKVLSLDQTMVALSDYGRDHRLMKKLMVSHLLGTTPQRNNAFMREEMVQKLIASMYLELKEAYNDTVNMSKIILDHLFPFALNQATSHSTVISNVEAPYMQHFGLHYLQFSIEIWKGLSIKYIYIFHKKDVAKCLLGHLITFLYQKDLSSSIVESLLVQLVIY